A part of Lacinutrix sp. 5H-3-7-4 genomic DNA contains:
- a CDS encoding DUF1573 domain-containing protein, translated as MKNLIVVMFVGLMTFSVNAQEKVAKIEFKETTIDYGTIEKGANGIRTFEFTNTGDAPLIISKASSTCGCTVPKKPKDPIMPGKTGEIEVKYDTKRVMPIRKTITVLSNADTPSVALKIKGEVIDPSKTSVLNAKKKSVMEQ; from the coding sequence ATGAAAAATTTAATAGTAGTAATGTTTGTCGGTTTAATGACATTTTCTGTTAACGCTCAAGAGAAAGTTGCAAAAATTGAATTTAAAGAAACAACCATAGATTATGGTACAATTGAAAAAGGAGCTAATGGAATTAGAACTTTTGAATTTACAAACACAGGAGATGCTCCATTAATTATATCTAAAGCAAGTTCTACATGTGGTTGTACGGTTCCTAAAAAACCAAAAGATCCTATTATGCCAGGAAAAACAGGAGAGATAGAGGTTAAGTATGATACTAAAAGAGTTATGCCTATTAGAAAAACAATAACTGTTTTATCTAATGCAGATACGCCAAGTGTAGCTTTAAAAATTAAAGGAGAGGTAATAGATCCTTCTAAAACTAGTGTGTTAAACGCTAAGAAAAAGAGCGTAATGGAGCAATAA
- a CDS encoding pepsin/retropepsin-like aspartic protease family protein: MFLKNIACSFILFLCFLNFNFAQNGFAINNKKGVDKINFKLINNIIIVPITVNGVELSFLLDSGVNKPIVFNFLNVTDSLNNKYSEKIYLKGLGNGGLTQALKSKNNTFVIGNTTSYNQDFYIVLDSSINFAPYLGVPIHGIIGYDIFKNLIVDINYTKKQLKLSNHKNYKPKKCKKCEYFKLQFHKNKPYINLKAKINNKQVPLKLLIDTGSSDSLWLFKDDSLGIVNTNKRFSDFLGFGLSGSIHGTRSIIETITINSYNLNKPKVSFPDEEYLTLVKQIDGRNGSIGGEILKRFNLTINYKDSIIKFKKNKNFNTIFSYNKSGITIIKEGIRLVEEIDNSNVFTYASQNENSSNNTYSLNTKFDIKPAFVIWEIRDNSPAFVAGLKKGDVVLRINNVDTKNYSLQQLTAKFFKEEGKKITLTVDRNGQLLKYKFLLKSPLK, from the coding sequence ATGTTTTTAAAAAATATTGCTTGTAGTTTCATTTTATTTTTGTGCTTTCTTAATTTTAATTTTGCACAAAATGGATTTGCTATTAATAACAAAAAAGGTGTTGATAAAATTAATTTTAAACTTATTAATAACATTATAATTGTTCCCATAACTGTAAATGGCGTAGAGCTTTCTTTTCTATTAGATTCTGGAGTTAACAAACCTATTGTTTTTAACTTTTTAAATGTAACAGACTCTTTAAATAACAAATATTCTGAAAAAATATACCTTAAAGGTTTAGGTAACGGCGGCTTAACTCAAGCTTTAAAATCTAAAAACAACACTTTTGTAATTGGAAACACCACAAGCTACAATCAAGATTTTTATATAGTTTTGGACTCCTCTATAAATTTCGCACCTTACCTTGGTGTACCTATTCATGGCATAATTGGCTATGATATTTTTAAAAATTTAATTGTTGATATAAATTACACTAAAAAACAACTAAAACTATCTAACCATAAAAATTACAAACCTAAAAAATGCAAGAAATGTGAGTATTTTAAATTGCAATTTCATAAAAACAAACCATATATAAATTTAAAAGCTAAGATTAACAATAAACAAGTACCGTTAAAATTATTGATAGATACTGGAAGTAGTGATTCTTTATGGCTTTTTAAAGATGATAGTTTAGGCATTGTAAATACCAATAAGAGGTTTAGTGATTTTTTAGGTTTTGGTTTAAGCGGAAGCATTCATGGTACGCGTTCTATTATTGAAACCATAACAATAAATTCATATAATTTAAATAAACCTAAAGTGTCTTTTCCTGATGAAGAATACTTAACCTTAGTAAAACAAATAGATGGTAGAAACGGTAGTATTGGAGGCGAAATTTTAAAACGATTTAATCTTACTATTAATTATAAAGATTCTATAATTAAATTTAAAAAAAATAAAAATTTCAATACTATTTTTAGTTATAATAAAAGCGGTATAACTATTATAAAAGAAGGCATAAGACTTGTCGAGGAAATTGATAATAGCAATGTATTTACATACGCTTCGCAAAATGAAAACTCTTCAAACAACACCTATTCATTAAACACAAAGTTTGATATAAAACCTGCATTTGTAATTTGGGAAATTAGAGACAACTCTCCTGCTTTTGTTGCCGGTTTAAAAAAAGGTGACGTTGTTTTGAGGATTAACAATGTCGATACTAAAAATTACAGTTTACAACAACTAACAGCTAAGTTTTTTAAAGAAGAAGGAAAAAAAATCACTCTAACCGTAGATAGAAATGGACAGCTTTTAAAATATAAGTTTCTACTAAAATCACCTTTAAAATAA
- a CDS encoding pyridoxal phosphate-dependent aminotransferase, with amino-acid sequence MPTISKKGQLMPQSPIRKLVPYAEKAYKAGKTVYHLNIGQPDIKTPQVALDAVKVHSLDILAYTRSEGSEGYRRKIADYYAKNEINVKHDDIIVTTGGSEALLFAFGSIMDVEDEIIIPEPFYANYNGFSTASGVKVVPVISKIEDNFALPQIEEFEKLITPNTKAILICNPGNPTGYLYSKEEIKKLAAIVEKHDLFLIADEVYREFAYDGATHYSILQEESLEDYAIVIDSVSKRYSMCGARIGCLVSKNKEVIQTALKFAQARLSPPTLAQIASEAALQTPQSYFDEVIEEYVERRNTLIKELNKIEGVQVANPKGAFYCIAQLPIKNSDAFAQWLLEEFDVDGETVMVAPAAGFYSTPGVGLNQIRIAYVLNNESLVKAVNILKEALKIYKD; translated from the coding sequence ATGCCAACGATTTCAAAAAAAGGGCAATTAATGCCACAATCGCCAATAAGAAAGTTAGTTCCTTATGCAGAAAAAGCATATAAAGCAGGGAAAACCGTTTACCACTTAAATATTGGGCAACCAGACATAAAAACACCTCAAGTAGCATTAGATGCAGTAAAAGTGCACTCGTTAGATATTTTAGCATATACACGATCTGAAGGTTCTGAAGGTTACAGAAGAAAAATAGCAGATTACTATGCTAAAAATGAAATTAATGTAAAACATGATGATATAATTGTAACTACAGGAGGAAGTGAAGCATTACTGTTTGCATTTGGTAGTATAATGGATGTTGAAGATGAAATCATAATTCCAGAACCTTTTTATGCAAATTATAACGGGTTTTCAACAGCATCAGGAGTGAAAGTTGTTCCTGTTATATCTAAAATTGAAGATAATTTTGCATTACCACAAATAGAGGAGTTTGAAAAACTAATAACTCCAAATACAAAAGCGATATTAATTTGTAACCCAGGAAATCCAACAGGTTATTTATATTCTAAAGAAGAAATAAAAAAACTAGCTGCTATAGTTGAAAAGCATGATTTATTTTTAATTGCAGATGAGGTTTATAGAGAGTTTGCTTACGATGGAGCAACACATTATTCAATTTTACAAGAAGAAAGTTTAGAAGATTATGCTATAGTAATAGATTCTGTGTCTAAGCGTTATAGCATGTGTGGTGCTAGAATAGGATGCTTAGTTTCAAAAAATAAAGAAGTTATACAAACAGCATTAAAATTTGCTCAAGCAAGACTAAGCCCACCAACATTAGCACAAATTGCTAGTGAAGCAGCATTACAAACTCCACAAAGCTATTTTGATGAAGTTATAGAAGAGTATGTAGAAAGACGAAACACTTTAATTAAAGAATTAAACAAAATTGAAGGTGTACAAGTCGCAAATCCAAAAGGTGCGTTTTATTGTATAGCACAATTACCTATAAAAAACAGCGATGCCTTTGCGCAATGGTTATTAGAGGAATTTGATGTTGATGGAGAAACTGTAATGGTAGCACCTGCAGCAGGATTCTATTCAACACCTGGTGTTGGACTAAACCAAATAAGAATTGCTTATGTTTTAAATAATGAAAGTTTAGTAAAAGCTGTAAATATTTTAAAAGAAGCACTAAAAATATATAAAGATTAG
- the murB gene encoding UDP-N-acetylmuramate dehydrogenase: MRVQHNISLKKYNTFGLDVAAKHFVSVATVDQLLDVLKLDNYQDKFILGGGSNMLLTKDIDALVIHINLKGISIEKETDTHVYVKANAGENWHEFVLWTLNNNFGGLENMSLIPGNVGTSPIQNIGAYGVELKDNFVSCEALNLSTLKLDSFNKEACEFGYRNSIFKNQAKGKYIITSVVFKLTKKKHNLQTNYGAIQSQLEIMGVVHPTIKEVSKAVIAIRQSKLPNPKEIGNSGSFFKNPIISLEEFEKLKENFPTIPSYKVSGKKIKIPAGWLIETAGFKGKTFGNYGVHKNQALVLVNYGGAKGEDIVNLSKLIQKTIYRIFKISIEAEVNII, translated from the coding sequence GTGCGAGTACAACACAACATATCTCTTAAAAAATATAATACCTTTGGTTTGGATGTGGCAGCAAAACACTTTGTGTCTGTTGCTACTGTAGACCAGTTGTTAGATGTTTTAAAACTTGACAACTATCAAGATAAATTTATACTTGGTGGAGGTAGTAATATGCTTTTAACAAAAGATATTGATGCGCTAGTAATACATATAAATTTAAAAGGTATAAGTATAGAAAAAGAAACAGATACTCATGTATATGTAAAAGCTAATGCAGGAGAAAACTGGCATGAATTTGTACTGTGGACATTAAATAATAATTTTGGAGGCTTAGAAAACATGTCTCTAATTCCAGGCAATGTAGGGACATCTCCAATACAAAACATTGGAGCTTATGGTGTAGAATTAAAAGATAATTTTGTGTCTTGCGAAGCTTTAAATTTAAGCACTTTAAAGTTAGATAGTTTTAATAAAGAAGCTTGCGAATTTGGATACCGAAATTCTATTTTTAAAAATCAAGCTAAAGGAAAATATATTATTACAAGTGTAGTTTTTAAACTAACAAAAAAGAAACATAACCTTCAAACAAATTATGGAGCAATACAATCTCAATTAGAAATAATGGGAGTTGTGCACCCAACAATAAAAGAAGTTTCGAAAGCAGTAATTGCAATAAGACAAAGTAAATTACCAAACCCAAAAGAGATTGGTAATAGTGGAAGCTTTTTTAAAAATCCAATAATTTCTTTAGAAGAGTTTGAAAAATTAAAAGAAAATTTTCCAACTATACCAAGTTATAAAGTATCAGGAAAAAAAATAAAAATACCAGCAGGTTGGTTAATAGAAACAGCAGGATTTAAAGGTAAAACTTTTGGAAATTATGGAGTACATAAAAATCAAGCTTTAGTTTTAGTTAATTATGGTGGTGCAAAAGGTGAAGATATTGTAAATCTTTCAAAATTGATACAAAAAACAATTTATCGTATATTTAAAATCTCTATAGAAGCAGAAGTAAATATTATATAG
- a CDS encoding RNA polymerase sigma factor, translating to MSNTLENTIITLLKNNDKKAISLLYENYSGALLGVIKKVIKDDDTAQDVLQESFVKVWKKGKSYDPEKAKLFTWLYRIAYNSAIDKVRSLNNKMTKEVQIEESNVYKLTTSSLNQDTLDIKKHMSSLDFKYQVVLNALFFEGMTQQEASDELEIPLGTIKSRLKIGLRELKKIYNP from the coding sequence TTGAGTAATACTTTAGAAAATACTATAATAACGTTACTTAAAAACAACGATAAAAAAGCGATATCCTTATTATATGAAAATTACTCTGGAGCTCTTTTAGGAGTTATAAAAAAAGTTATAAAAGACGATGATACAGCTCAAGATGTATTACAAGAGAGTTTTGTAAAAGTTTGGAAAAAAGGGAAAAGTTATGACCCAGAAAAAGCAAAATTGTTTACATGGTTATACCGTATAGCATATAACTCTGCAATAGATAAAGTACGTTCTTTAAACAATAAAATGACTAAAGAAGTCCAAATTGAAGAATCAAACGTATATAAATTGACGACCAGTAGTTTAAATCAAGACACTTTAGATATAAAAAAGCACATGAGTAGTTTAGATTTTAAATATCAGGTAGTGCTAAACGCGCTTTTTTTTGAAGGCATGACACAACAAGAAGCGAGCGACGAATTAGAAATTCCGTTAGGAACAATAAAATCAAGATTAAAAATAGGATTACGTGAATTGAAGAAGATTTACAACCCTTAA
- a CDS encoding anti-sigma factor domain-containing protein produces the protein MTVDTKTFLKSGLLEKYLIGQTTTQETLEVETHIESSIEVKTAYNKLQDNLELVALANAKEAPVHILGDILNELDEKPVVTMAEKPKKSFFAFGIAASVAALIFAGTSLFFYNMNVGLMEENQKIVDEVFDLRDDILGNNLKLEALSSQIAQLNDPETEKYILKGDRRAKNLKTVAYINPKKKKAMIDVVSLPILPANKEYQMWVEIQDKMVNMGALTVTERRLQEVPFTKDALGLSITIEEKGKNVLKSSETPVAEISLKLDE, from the coding sequence ATGACTGTTGATACTAAAACATTTTTGAAATCTGGCTTATTAGAAAAGTATTTAATTGGCCAAACAACAACTCAAGAAACTCTTGAGGTTGAGACGCACATAGAATCCTCGATAGAGGTGAAAACTGCATACAATAAATTACAGGATAATTTAGAATTAGTTGCATTGGCTAACGCCAAAGAAGCTCCAGTACATATATTAGGTGATATATTAAATGAGTTAGACGAAAAACCTGTAGTAACTATGGCAGAAAAACCTAAAAAATCATTTTTTGCTTTTGGAATAGCAGCAAGTGTTGCCGCATTAATATTTGCAGGTACCTCGTTGTTTTTCTACAACATGAATGTAGGTTTAATGGAAGAAAACCAGAAAATTGTTGATGAGGTTTTTGATTTAAGAGACGATATTTTAGGAAATAATTTAAAATTAGAAGCGCTCTCAAGTCAAATTGCTCAACTTAACGATCCAGAAACCGAAAAGTATATACTAAAAGGAGACCGAAGAGCAAAAAATCTTAAAACGGTAGCTTATATAAATCCTAAAAAAAAGAAAGCCATGATAGATGTTGTGTCTTTACCAATTTTGCCAGCGAATAAGGAATACCAAATGTGGGTAGAAATTCAAGATAAAATGGTAAATATGGGAGCTTTAACTGTTACAGAGAGAAGATTGCAGGAAGTGCCATTTACAAAAGATGCATTGGGTTTAAGTATAACTATAGAAGAAAAAGGAAAAAATGTTTTAAAATCATCTGAAACACCTGTTGCAGAAATTTCTTTAAAACTTGATGAATAA
- the aqpZ gene encoding aquaporin Z, translating into MKKLFAEFFGTFWLVFGGCGSAIFAAGFPELGIGFVGVSLAFGLTVLTMAYAVGHVSGAHFNPAVSIGLWAGGKFPAKELPGYIIAQLIGAITAATALLFIVSGKSGFTDVGGFAANGYDALSPGGYSMTSALLAEFLLTMFFLLIILGSTYPKAPKGFAGIAIGLALTLIHLISIPITNTSVNPARSTSQALFAQGGDYLGQLWLFWLAPIAGAIVAGFIHKAFFSKD; encoded by the coding sequence ATGAAAAAATTATTTGCAGAGTTTTTTGGAACTTTTTGGTTGGTTTTTGGTGGTTGTGGTAGTGCAATTTTTGCTGCTGGATTTCCAGAGTTAGGTATTGGATTTGTTGGTGTATCATTAGCTTTTGGTTTAACTGTACTAACTATGGCTTATGCTGTTGGTCATGTTTCTGGAGCACATTTCAATCCGGCTGTATCAATTGGGCTTTGGGCTGGAGGTAAGTTTCCTGCTAAAGAGCTTCCTGGTTATATTATTGCTCAATTAATTGGTGCTATAACTGCAGCAACTGCATTATTATTTATTGTTTCTGGTAAATCTGGCTTTACAGATGTTGGAGGTTTTGCTGCTAACGGTTATGATGCTTTATCTCCTGGTGGTTATTCTATGACTTCAGCTTTGCTAGCTGAGTTTTTATTAACTATGTTTTTTCTATTAATTATATTAGGAAGCACTTATCCTAAAGCTCCAAAAGGATTCGCTGGCATTGCTATTGGCTTAGCTTTGACTTTAATTCATTTAATTAGCATACCTATAACCAATACATCTGTAAATCCTGCTAGATCAACAAGTCAAGCACTTTTTGCTCAAGGTGGTGATTATCTTGGTCAATTATGGCTGTTTTGGCTAGCGCCAATTGCTGGAGCAATTGTTGCTGGTTTTATACATAAAGCGTTTTTTAGTAAAGACTAA
- a CDS encoding glycosyltransferase, whose product MGLLDFVFYSFVAIVCVQIVFYGILFGKFAFKKQELETKKEVSMPISVLVCAKNEAQNLQEFLPLILTQDYTKYEVVLINDASHDDTLDVMEAFAAKHNNIKIVNVKNTEAFWANKKYALTLGIKAATHDHLLFTDADCKPVSKHWITQMASHFVENKTIVLGYGAYHKIKKSFLNKLIRYETLLTAIQYFSFAQLGTPYMGVGRNLAYHRKEFFKTNGFIKHIKIRSGDDDLFINEAANAKNTSVCYNNNSFTTSNPKTTFNSWFRQKRRHVSTAKLYKFKHKALLALFYTSQILFWVLLTLLLITLFNWQLVLILTCFRLLIQYLVIGFSAKKLNEIDVLFVLPFLEVFLIGFQLTIFITNLISKPNYWK is encoded by the coding sequence ATGGGTCTATTAGACTTTGTTTTCTATAGCTTTGTAGCTATAGTATGTGTTCAAATTGTTTTTTATGGAATCCTTTTTGGTAAATTCGCTTTTAAAAAGCAGGAACTTGAAACCAAAAAAGAAGTTTCAATGCCAATTTCTGTTTTAGTTTGTGCAAAAAACGAAGCTCAAAATTTACAAGAGTTCTTACCTTTAATATTAACTCAGGACTATACTAAGTACGAAGTTGTTTTAATTAACGATGCTTCACATGATGATACATTAGATGTCATGGAAGCATTTGCAGCAAAACATAACAATATTAAAATTGTAAATGTAAAAAATACCGAAGCTTTTTGGGCAAATAAAAAATACGCTTTAACACTTGGTATAAAAGCAGCAACACACGACCATTTATTATTTACAGATGCAGATTGTAAACCAGTATCAAAACATTGGATTACTCAAATGGCATCTCATTTTGTAGAAAATAAAACTATAGTTTTAGGCTATGGTGCTTACCATAAAATAAAAAAATCTTTTTTAAATAAATTAATACGTTACGAAACGCTTTTAACTGCAATACAATATTTTTCTTTTGCACAATTAGGGACACCTTATATGGGAGTTGGCAGAAATTTAGCCTACCATAGAAAAGAGTTTTTTAAAACAAATGGATTTATAAAGCATATTAAAATACGTTCTGGTGATGATGATTTATTTATAAATGAAGCTGCAAATGCAAAAAACACAAGCGTTTGTTATAATAATAACAGTTTTACAACATCAAATCCAAAAACCACTTTTAATAGCTGGTTTAGGCAAAAAAGGCGTCACGTTTCTACAGCCAAATTATATAAATTTAAACATAAAGCATTATTGGCGCTATTTTACACTTCGCAAATATTGTTTTGGGTATTATTAACACTACTATTAATCACTTTATTTAACTGGCAATTAGTACTAATTTTAACGTGTTTTAGGTTGTTAATACAATATTTAGTTATTGGCTTTTCGGCAAAAAAATTAAATGAGATAGATGTGCTTTTTGTATTACCTTTTCTCGAAGTTTTTTTAATTGGATTTCAATTAACTATATTTATAACCAATCTTATCTCAAAACCTAACTATTGGAAATAG
- a CDS encoding RNA polymerase sigma factor yields MEIEQAIAKAKENNQKAFNFLLDEFWDYVYGFQLKRIENENDAEDITIQTFSKAFDKINTYNEKYTFKTWLITISRNIHIDLLRKEKSSIHSKITDQDQEKIYRVMDDAPSPEDKLITEQNLAKLLRDIKKLKPHYQEVINLRYFQELSYSEISDQLNEPINNVKVKLLRAKKLLAAIIKK; encoded by the coding sequence TTGGAAATAGAACAAGCCATTGCTAAGGCAAAAGAAAATAATCAAAAGGCATTTAATTTTTTGTTAGATGAGTTTTGGGATTACGTTTACGGTTTTCAGTTAAAACGCATAGAAAATGAAAATGATGCTGAAGATATAACCATTCAAACATTTTCAAAAGCTTTCGATAAAATAAATACTTATAACGAAAAATATACATTTAAAACTTGGTTAATAACCATTTCTAGAAATATTCATATCGATTTACTTCGAAAAGAAAAAAGCTCCATTCACTCCAAAATAACAGATCAAGACCAAGAAAAAATATATCGTGTTATGGATGATGCACCATCGCCAGAAGACAAATTAATTACCGAACAAAATCTGGCAAAACTACTCCGCGATATAAAAAAACTTAAACCACACTACCAAGAGGTAATAAACTTAAGGTATTTTCAAGAGTTAAGTTATTCAGAAATTAGTGACCAACTTAACGAGCCAATAAATAATGTTAAAGTTAAATTACTTCGAGCAAAAAAGCTTTTAGCAGCAATTATTAAAAAATAG
- the lipA gene encoding lipoyl synthase, giving the protein MSTETILKPKQTERQPKPKWLRVKLPTGKKYTELRGLVDKYKLNTICTSGSCPNMGECWGEGTATFMILGNVCTRSCGFCGVKTGRPETVDWDEPEKVARSIKIMNIKHAVLTSVDRDDLKDMGSIMWAETVKSVRRMNPQTTMETLIPDFQGLEKHIDRIIEVAPEVVSHNIETVKRLTREVRIQAKYERSLGVLKYLKQQGQRRTKSGIMLGLGETREEVIETLHDLKANDVDVVTIGQYLQPSKKHLPVKQFITPEQFKEYETIGLDLGFRHVESSALVRSSYKAQKHIN; this is encoded by the coding sequence ATGAGTACAGAAACAATATTAAAACCAAAACAAACCGAAAGACAGCCAAAACCTAAATGGTTACGTGTAAAATTACCAACAGGTAAAAAATACACAGAGCTTCGTGGTTTAGTAGATAAATATAAGTTAAATACTATTTGTACATCTGGTAGTTGTCCTAATATGGGAGAATGTTGGGGAGAAGGAACTGCTACATTTATGATATTAGGAAACGTATGTACACGTTCATGTGGTTTTTGTGGTGTAAAAACAGGAAGGCCAGAAACTGTAGATTGGGATGAGCCAGAAAAAGTAGCACGCTCTATAAAAATAATGAATATTAAACATGCGGTTTTAACTAGTGTTGATAGAGACGATTTAAAAGATATGGGAAGCATTATGTGGGCAGAAACTGTAAAATCTGTTCGACGTATGAATCCGCAAACCACAATGGAAACACTTATTCCAGATTTTCAAGGTTTAGAAAAACATATAGATCGTATTATAGAAGTTGCTCCAGAAGTAGTATCTCATAATATAGAAACTGTAAAACGTTTAACACGTGAAGTTAGAATACAAGCAAAATACGAACGTAGCTTAGGTGTTTTAAAATACTTAAAACAACAAGGGCAACGCCGCACAAAATCTGGTATTATGTTAGGTTTGGGTGAAACTAGAGAAGAAGTTATAGAAACGCTACATGACCTTAAAGCAAATGATGTAGATGTAGTAACTATTGGGCAGTATTTGCAGCCAAGTAAAAAGCATTTGCCTGTAAAACAATTTATCACGCCAGAGCAATTTAAAGAATACGAAACTATAGGTTTAGATTTAGGATTTAGACACGTAGAAAGTAGTGCTTTAGTACGTTCATCGTATAAAGCACAAAAACACATTAATTAA
- the gap gene encoding type I glyceraldehyde-3-phosphate dehydrogenase — protein sequence MITVAINGFGRIGRRVFRLLQDYNNIKVVAINDLADAKTLSHLFKYDSIHGVFKGNVSSGRNSIIVNEEEVPLYNFKHPQEIDWSVLKPDFVIEATGKFKTTETLNYHIKNGAKKVILSVPPVDDDIKTIVLGTNEHILNGNETIISNASCTTNNAAPMIAIINDLCGINQAYITTIHSYTTDQSLHDQPHRDLRRARAAGQSIVPTTTGAAKALTKIFPELEEVIGGCGIRVPVANGSLTDITFNVKQTVSIDIINQAFKKASMTKYKGIVEYTEDPIVSIDIVGNPHSCIFDSQMTSVIGNMVKIIGWYDNETGYSNRVIELMLNLSSKNVLLSI from the coding sequence ATGATTACTGTTGCCATTAATGGCTTTGGCCGTATAGGTCGTCGTGTTTTTAGATTATTACAAGATTATAATAATATAAAAGTAGTCGCAATAAATGATTTGGCAGATGCTAAAACATTGAGTCATTTGTTTAAATACGATAGTATTCACGGTGTGTTTAAAGGTAATGTTTCTTCAGGAAGGAATAGTATTATAGTTAACGAAGAAGAAGTGCCACTATATAATTTTAAGCATCCACAAGAAATAGATTGGAGTGTTTTAAAACCAGACTTTGTAATTGAAGCTACAGGAAAATTTAAAACAACCGAAACATTAAACTACCATATTAAAAACGGTGCAAAAAAAGTAATTTTAAGTGTTCCTCCAGTAGATGATGATATAAAAACTATAGTGCTAGGTACAAACGAGCATATTTTAAATGGTAATGAAACCATTATTAGTAATGCTTCATGTACAACAAATAATGCAGCACCAATGATTGCTATAATTAACGATTTGTGCGGCATTAATCAAGCTTATATTACAACAATTCATTCCTATACTACAGATCAAAGTTTGCATGATCAACCACATCGCGATTTACGTAGAGCAAGAGCAGCAGGACAATCTATTGTGCCAACAACAACAGGAGCAGCAAAAGCACTAACTAAAATTTTTCCAGAATTAGAAGAGGTTATTGGTGGTTGTGGAATTCGTGTTCCAGTAGCTAATGGTTCGTTAACAGATATTACTTTTAATGTAAAACAAACGGTTTCTATAGATATTATAAACCAGGCATTTAAAAAAGCCTCAATGACTAAATATAAAGGAATTGTTGAGTATACAGAAGATCCAATTGTTTCTATTGATATTGTTGGGAATCCACACTCTTGTATTTTTGATTCGCAAATGACTTCTGTAATTGGAAATATGGTAAAAATTATTGGTTGGTATGACAATGAAACAGGATATTCTAACCGAGTTATTGAACTAATGCTCAATTTGTCGTCAAAAAACGTGCTTTTATCGATATAA